Proteins from one Desulfonema limicola genomic window:
- the rnfG gene encoding RnfABCDGE type electron transport complex subunit G, with translation MGDMIKMVVVLTVLSAFSGGLLAAVRDNTKDKIENQQLQFVKGPAIKSIFEGASNDPIADRFKIKDGEIERSFFVAILDGKPKAVAFESYGKGYGGDVGLMVGIDLENDSIIGVGVTTHAETPGLGAKAKDDPGFSAQFKGMSIMEPVKLNKDGGRINSISGATITSRAVTGAATDVSEIYKRLKPQLEENAKNFGK, from the coding sequence ATGGGTGATATGATAAAAATGGTTGTTGTCCTTACGGTCTTAAGCGCCTTTTCCGGCGGACTGCTGGCTGCTGTTCGGGACAATACCAAAGATAAAATTGAAAATCAGCAGTTGCAGTTTGTAAAAGGCCCTGCCATCAAATCTATTTTTGAAGGTGCATCCAATGATCCTATTGCAGACCGTTTTAAAATAAAAGACGGAGAAATTGAAAGAAGTTTCTTTGTAGCAATACTGGATGGAAAACCCAAAGCAGTAGCTTTTGAAAGCTATGGAAAAGGATATGGCGGGGATGTCGGTCTTATGGTGGGCATTGACCTGGAAAATGATTCCATAATCGGGGTGGGAGTAACCACACATGCTGAAACTCCTGGTCTGGGAGCAAAAGCAAAGGATGATCCCGGCTTTTCAGCTCAATTTAAAGGAATGTCCATCATGGAACCAGTTAAGTTGAATAAAGACGGCGGCAGGATTAATTCCATCAGCGGAGCAACAATTACATCCCGTGCAGTTACGGGAGCAGCAACTGATGTAAGTGAGATTTATAAACGCCTGAAACCGCAGCTGGAAGAAAACGCTAAAAATTTCGGTAAATAG
- the rsxE gene encoding electron transport complex subunit RsxE, producing the protein MAKSIVQEFTKGLWNEIPPFRLVLGLCPTLAVTKSVENGIGMGLATTFVLVCSNILVSMLRNVIPAKVRIACFIIVIATFVTVVELLMQAFTYPLFLKLGIFIPLIVVNCIVLGRSEAFASKNPIIPSTADGLGIGIGFTLSLGALGAIRELLGNGTVLGMDIFGPSFEPFGFMVEAPGAFICLGLMLCCMNLIGSK; encoded by the coding sequence ATGGCTAAGTCAATTGTACAAGAGTTTACAAAAGGTTTGTGGAATGAAATCCCTCCGTTTCGGCTTGTGCTTGGCCTCTGCCCTACCCTGGCAGTCACCAAGTCAGTAGAAAACGGTATAGGAATGGGACTTGCAACCACCTTTGTTCTGGTCTGTTCCAATATCCTGGTATCCATGCTCAGAAATGTTATTCCTGCAAAAGTAAGGATTGCCTGTTTTATTATCGTAATTGCAACATTTGTAACAGTTGTGGAACTGCTCATGCAGGCATTTACCTATCCCCTGTTTCTCAAACTGGGGATATTTATTCCCCTGATTGTTGTAAACTGTATCGTGCTGGGCCGTTCCGAGGCTTTTGCATCGAAAAATCCAATCATTCCCTCAACGGCAGACGGCCTGGGAATAGGAATCGGATTTACCCTTTCCCTGGGAGCACTTGGAGCAATCCGTGAACTTCTTGGCAACGGAACAGTTTTGGGTATGGATATCTTCGGCCCGTCATTTGAGCCTTTTGGATTCATGGTAGAAGCTCCAGGCGCATTTATCTGCCTTGGTCTTATGCTGTGCTGCATGAACCTTATTGGAAGTAAATAG
- a CDS encoding adenylate/guanylate cyclase domain-containing protein: MKKEKDNLFDKEQKILKNGESLLQQDAHENKEFFKQYKDLLKSYKKLLKQTKTLTSVSDRQQQKLNKILERMGTYLSYQLVKKITHEKENIEIKTRRTKLTVFFSDLKDFSYISSHMEGEALSEFLNSYLEVMTQIVNKWGGTLDKYIGDAIMVFFGDPEFTSDEDHAFKCVSMAMEMRDKMKGMRKKWYDMGYQEPLHCRMGIATGYCTVGNFGSSERMDYTIIGTPVNLAARLENAADIDEIFISHETWGYVKDKISCAPPLSLNLKGFHQPILAHKALSAALQDKDDLFHIHDESKGINIKIDFSKASKEELVSIIKKLS, from the coding sequence GTGAAAAAGGAAAAAGATAATCTTTTTGACAAAGAGCAGAAAATTTTAAAAAATGGTGAATCTTTATTGCAGCAAGATGCACATGAGAACAAAGAATTTTTTAAACAATACAAAGATCTTTTAAAATCCTATAAAAAACTTCTAAAACAAACCAAAACCTTAACCAGCGTAAGCGACAGGCAGCAGCAAAAGCTCAACAAAATCCTGGAAAGGATGGGCACTTATCTTTCATACCAGCTTGTAAAAAAAATCACCCATGAAAAAGAAAATATTGAAATAAAAACCAGAAGGACAAAACTGACGGTTTTCTTTTCGGATTTAAAGGATTTTTCATATATAAGCTCCCATATGGAAGGTGAAGCTCTATCAGAATTTCTAAATTCCTATCTTGAAGTAATGACCCAGATTGTCAATAAATGGGGAGGAACCCTGGATAAATATATCGGCGATGCAATTATGGTCTTTTTTGGTGATCCTGAGTTTACATCTGACGAAGATCATGCCTTCAAATGTGTGAGCATGGCAATGGAAATGCGGGATAAAATGAAAGGGATGCGCAAAAAATGGTATGACATGGGATACCAGGAACCCCTTCACTGCCGTATGGGAATAGCAACCGGATACTGCACTGTGGGAAATTTCGGCTCATCCGAAAGAATGGATTATACCATAATCGGCACCCCGGTAAACCTTGCAGCAAGGCTGGAAAATGCGGCAGATATTGATGAAATCTTTATAAGCCATGAAACCTGGGGATATGTTAAAGACAAAATCAGCTGTGCCCCGCCCTTATCTTTAAACCTGAAGGGTTTTCATCAGCCTATTCTGGCACATAAGGCTTTGTCTGCAGCATTACAGGATAAAGACGATCTTTTTCATATCCATGATGAATCCAAAGGCATCAATATAAAAATAGATTTTTCAAAAGCCTCAAAAGAAGAGCTTGTTTCAATTATTAAAAAGCTGTCTTAA
- a CDS encoding 4Fe-4S dicluster domain-containing protein, whose amino-acid sequence MIKRPFFSLKQPRFEYQAVSGVPIKPVKIGTSKQVKLFLERPFDSKAPLSIKIGDPVNTGQKISPYEGKEEYVISSVTGTIGSISSFTGDFGMSYTAITINTQPEDVFDPAFGESIKENGADAGKDFLAYVPGNLPLNLFFDPEKHIDTVVICGVEKDLLITTNQYVMKSNVSNMNKGISVLKKMTGVHKVVIALPQSLMQEAGAVGGASGVELRVIDTAYPAASPRIIMRDVMGQVVPAGKRCEDMGISFINAEAVASIGKAFNDKTIPVTKTLTVIKKDMTNVMVEARIGTPIGVILKALDISLFDKDRIIIGGPMTGSAIYTEEYPVRPDTDAIMIQDSEDIPMISDYPCINCGECVRICPANVPVSMLVRFLEARKYEEAADEYDLHSCIECGLCSFVCSSKMPIFQYIKLAKYELEQIRIQEEASDD is encoded by the coding sequence ATGATTAAAAGACCATTTTTTAGTTTAAAACAGCCTCGGTTTGAATATCAGGCGGTCTCAGGTGTACCGATAAAACCTGTTAAAATAGGTACTTCCAAACAGGTTAAGCTGTTTTTGGAGAGGCCATTTGACAGTAAAGCACCGCTTTCAATCAAAATCGGGGACCCGGTCAATACCGGGCAAAAGATTTCTCCATATGAGGGTAAGGAAGAATATGTAATTTCTTCTGTTACAGGAACCATTGGTTCAATATCCTCATTTACAGGTGATTTTGGCATGTCTTACACAGCCATTACCATTAATACTCAGCCAGAAGATGTTTTTGATCCGGCGTTTGGAGAGAGTATTAAAGAAAATGGAGCAGATGCAGGAAAGGATTTCCTTGCTTATGTTCCAGGAAACCTTCCTTTAAACCTGTTTTTTGATCCTGAGAAACATATTGACACTGTAGTCATCTGCGGAGTGGAAAAAGATCTGCTTATTACTACAAACCAGTATGTAATGAAATCAAATGTAAGCAATATGAACAAAGGTATTAGTGTTCTTAAAAAAATGACCGGAGTTCATAAGGTTGTAATTGCTCTGCCCCAGAGTCTTATGCAGGAAGCCGGAGCTGTCGGCGGGGCATCAGGCGTGGAACTAAGAGTAATAGATACTGCCTATCCTGCTGCATCTCCCAGGATTATCATGAGGGATGTAATGGGCCAGGTTGTTCCTGCCGGTAAACGCTGCGAGGATATGGGCATAAGCTTTATAAATGCTGAAGCTGTTGCCAGCATTGGAAAAGCTTTTAATGACAAAACTATCCCTGTGACCAAAACCCTGACTGTTATAAAAAAAGATATGACAAATGTTATGGTTGAAGCCAGGATAGGAACACCAATAGGTGTAATATTAAAAGCTCTGGACATCAGCCTGTTTGATAAAGACCGAATCATAATAGGCGGTCCTATGACAGGTTCTGCAATTTATACTGAAGAGTATCCTGTAAGACCGGATACTGATGCCATAATGATCCAGGATAGTGAAGACATTCCTATGATTTCTGACTATCCCTGCATAAACTGCGGTGAATGTGTCAGAATATGTCCTGCAAACGTACCTGTGAGTATGCTCGTAAGATTTCTTGAAGCCAGAAAATATGAAGAGGCTGCTGATGAATATGATCTGCATTCCTGCATTGAATGCGGTCTGTGCAGTTTTGTCTGTTCATCAAAAATGCCTATTTTCCAGTATATCAAGCTGGCAAAATATGAACTTGAGCAGATCCGTATTCAAGAGGAGGCATCAGATGATTAA
- a CDS encoding RnfABCDGE type electron transport complex subunit D, which translates to MINQKKFIVSHAPFWHDGSGVTERNYHIILAALPALIFGIYIYGIPALGVAALAVSSAMLWELAYTRISKMPETIGDGSSALIGVMVAMLLPPVMPWWVVIVGTLLAVVIGRQIFGGIGGNPFNPAVIALAILGISWPQYLDFNAAVVNYNLDFNMLYPLAAAKHAGLHKDLFDLRELTASFSAKDLLMGKQVGALGSTFGLGIIAGGIYLIFRGFIRWEISISFLAGVFITAMLFNAADPTKYAGPVFHLLTGYTLLGAFFLATEDSSSPVNCLPMLIYGVVGGIMTVLIRNIGAYADGVIYAILIINLINPLLDKIRPKALGKVV; encoded by the coding sequence ATGATTAATCAGAAAAAGTTCATTGTTTCACATGCTCCATTCTGGCATGATGGAAGCGGGGTAACTGAAAGAAATTATCATATTATACTTGCCGCACTTCCAGCCCTCATATTTGGTATCTATATATATGGTATTCCAGCATTAGGAGTTGCTGCTCTGGCTGTATCCTCTGCCATGCTTTGGGAACTTGCCTATACCCGTATATCAAAAATGCCTGAAACCATAGGGGATGGCTCATCTGCTCTTATAGGTGTCATGGTTGCCATGCTTTTGCCCCCGGTTATGCCCTGGTGGGTTGTAATTGTCGGTACCCTGCTCGCTGTTGTTATCGGAAGACAGATTTTCGGAGGTATTGGCGGAAATCCCTTTAACCCGGCAGTGATTGCACTTGCAATCCTCGGCATATCCTGGCCCCAATACCTTGATTTTAACGCTGCTGTTGTTAATTACAATCTTGACTTTAATATGCTCTATCCCCTGGCTGCTGCAAAACATGCAGGGCTTCACAAGGATCTTTTTGATCTCAGGGAACTTACAGCCTCGTTTAGTGCCAAAGACCTGCTCATGGGCAAACAGGTCGGAGCCTTGGGTTCAACCTTTGGCCTGGGTATTATTGCAGGCGGAATTTACCTGATTTTCAGGGGATTTATACGCTGGGAAATATCTATTTCTTTCCTGGCAGGGGTTTTTATTACTGCAATGCTTTTTAATGCAGCAGATCCTACAAAATATGCAGGCCCTGTTTTCCACCTGCTTACAGGCTATACCCTGCTTGGTGCATTCTTTCTGGCTACCGAAGATTCTTCTTCACCAGTTAATTGCCTGCCAATGCTGATTTATGGTGTTGTTGGTGGTATTATGACTGTTCTTATCAGGAATATTGGAGCATATGCTGATGGTGTTATTTATGCCATCCTGATTATCAATCTTATTAACCCGCTTTTGGATAAAATCAGACCCAAAGCATTAGGAAAGGTTGTGTAA
- a CDS encoding cytochrome c3 family protein, whose protein sequence is MTSEKELKLAYGIAVVLLIVGVLSYTAFSAKVPDEPLRLVYKGAAGSVMFDHKTHTADYALSCTACHHHPSEPEEGAAMESCSSCHELPKDGSLPQSCLACHDADEVDLETTPGKTDAFHGQCIGCHKDSGAGPVECAACHVM, encoded by the coding sequence ATGACTTCAGAGAAAGAATTAAAGCTGGCTTATGGCATAGCGGTTGTTTTGCTGATCGTGGGTGTGTTAAGCTACACCGCCTTTTCAGCAAAGGTTCCTGATGAGCCGTTAAGGCTGGTGTATAAAGGAGCGGCAGGAAGTGTTATGTTTGATCATAAGACTCATACTGCTGATTATGCTCTTTCCTGCACAGCCTGCCATCATCACCCTTCTGAACCGGAAGAAGGTGCTGCCATGGAATCCTGTTCATCCTGCCACGAGTTACCAAAAGACGGATCACTTCCCCAGTCATGTCTGGCATGTCATGATGCAGATGAGGTTGATCTTGAAACAACTCCAGGTAAAACAGATGCGTTTCATGGACAATGTATTGGTTGTCATAAGGACAGTGGTGCCGGTCCTGTAGAATGTGCGGCATGCCATGTGATGTAA
- a CDS encoding HNH endonuclease has translation MWKVDGSKDTLDNLVLLHPNCHRQVA, from the coding sequence ATGTGGAAAGTCGATGGCAGCAAAGATACGCTGGACAACCTTGTTCTGCTTCACCCAAACTGTCATAGACAGGTAGCCTGA
- a CDS encoding FAD-dependent oxidoreductase translates to MIEAILIMTSVGALCGCVLSVASKVFYVYEDPRIAQIESNLAGANCGGCGFAGCSAAAVAVVSGKAPPTVCVISGPETAAAVAEIMGMDPGSAEPLRSLNTCDGGIRAADKYHYMGVQTCSALSALYGGRRECRVGCLGMGDCIRACKFGAITMGPDKYPVVDEAKCVGCGACEKACPKSIMTVRSMSQRLLHINETEDALAPCQQTCPAEIDIPAYIDQIRNGDYEGAVRTIRERNPLLLSCGRVCPHPCEDYCRRGIEDEPVSINQLKRFAADFELNSGKRFPITCAPATGRKVAVIGGGPAGLSCAYFLRRVGHDVTIFEAMPKLGGMIRYGIPEYRLPKKTLDWEIQGILDLGIEAKTGVRLGKDFDMKSLNDQGFEAVFMGVGAWSDYTLGIPGEDMKGCYTGINFLSRFAGGEDIPIGKKAIVVGGGNTAIDCVRTLIRKGADVTLLYRRTRKEMPANDVEIVAAEHEGVKYSFLAAPTRVIGDEKGNCTHLEFLKMELGEPDASGRRRPVPVEGSETRIEGDMIISAIGQRPDVFFKDKDNELSDLAITRWNTIDNDPITLQSVTMPKIFTGGDSATGASLVVTAIGGGRRAARSIHEYLMNEEVEKIKAPENVLFQTHIPESLFKSVDGIVKSPRAVMPELPVESRIKTFEEVDLVISEETAMKESARCLNCCRICYNPDIRKAAA, encoded by the coding sequence GTGATAGAAGCCATACTGATTATGACGAGTGTCGGGGCATTATGCGGCTGTGTACTGAGTGTTGCCTCGAAAGTTTTTTATGTATATGAAGATCCCAGAATAGCACAAATTGAAAGCAATCTGGCTGGTGCAAACTGCGGCGGATGCGGGTTTGCAGGCTGTTCTGCTGCTGCTGTAGCTGTTGTATCTGGTAAAGCACCGCCTACTGTATGTGTGATTTCAGGGCCTGAAACTGCTGCTGCTGTTGCCGAGATTATGGGAATGGATCCAGGTTCGGCAGAACCTTTGCGGTCTTTAAATACCTGTGACGGCGGCATAAGAGCTGCTGATAAATACCATTATATGGGAGTTCAGACCTGTTCTGCTCTTTCTGCTCTTTATGGAGGAAGAAGGGAGTGCCGTGTAGGCTGTCTTGGAATGGGAGACTGCATCCGTGCCTGTAAATTCGGAGCAATCACCATGGGACCTGACAAATATCCTGTTGTAGATGAAGCCAAATGCGTGGGATGCGGAGCTTGTGAAAAAGCATGTCCCAAAAGCATTATGACAGTACGTTCCATGTCTCAGCGTCTGCTCCATATCAATGAAACAGAAGATGCTCTGGCTCCATGCCAGCAGACCTGTCCTGCTGAAATTGATATTCCTGCATATATTGATCAAATCAGAAACGGTGATTATGAAGGAGCAGTCCGTACCATAAGGGAAAGAAACCCCCTGCTTCTTTCATGCGGCCGTGTATGCCCTCATCCCTGTGAAGATTATTGCCGCAGAGGAATTGAGGATGAGCCTGTTTCAATCAACCAGTTAAAACGTTTTGCAGCAGATTTTGAACTTAATTCAGGAAAACGATTCCCAATAACATGCGCTCCTGCAACAGGCAGAAAGGTTGCAGTCATTGGCGGGGGGCCTGCAGGTTTAAGCTGTGCATATTTCCTTAGAAGAGTAGGCCATGATGTTACCATATTTGAGGCCATGCCTAAACTCGGAGGAATGATCCGCTATGGTATTCCTGAATACAGACTTCCCAAAAAGACCCTTGACTGGGAAATTCAGGGAATCCTGGACCTTGGCATTGAAGCAAAAACAGGTGTCAGACTTGGTAAGGATTTTGATATGAAATCCCTGAACGACCAGGGCTTTGAAGCTGTTTTTATGGGAGTTGGAGCCTGGAGCGACTATACTCTGGGAATTCCCGGAGAAGATATGAAAGGCTGCTACACTGGTATTAACTTTCTTTCAAGGTTTGCAGGAGGCGAAGACATACCTATTGGTAAAAAAGCCATAGTTGTAGGCGGCGGTAACACAGCCATTGACTGTGTTCGTACCTTAATCAGAAAAGGCGCTGATGTAACCCTCCTGTACAGGCGTACCAGAAAGGAAATGCCTGCCAATGATGTTGAAATTGTTGCAGCAGAGCATGAAGGCGTAAAATACAGCTTCCTTGCTGCACCAACCAGAGTAATAGGTGATGAAAAAGGAAATTGTACCCATCTGGAATTCCTGAAAATGGAACTGGGTGAACCTGATGCCAGCGGAAGACGCAGACCTGTTCCAGTTGAAGGCTCTGAAACCAGGATTGAAGGAGACATGATTATCAGTGCAATCGGTCAGCGGCCTGATGTATTCTTCAAAGACAAAGATAATGAACTTTCAGATTTGGCAATTACAAGATGGAATACCATTGACAATGATCCCATAACCCTTCAATCTGTCACTATGCCTAAAATTTTTACAGGCGGTGATTCTGCAACAGGTGCTTCCCTTGTTGTTACTGCCATTGGCGGCGGAAGAAGGGCAGCCCGCTCTATTCATGAATATCTAATGAACGAAGAAGTGGAAAAGATCAAGGCTCCTGAAAATGTTTTATTTCAGACCCATATTCCTGAATCCCTGTTCAAATCTGTTGACGGCATAGTAAAATCACCAAGAGCCGTTATGCCTGAGCTTCCCGTGGAATCAAGGATTAAAACCTTTGAAGAGGTTGACCTGGTAATATCAGAAGAAACAGCCATGAAAGAATCAGCAAGATGCCTTAACTGCTGCAGGATTTGTTATAATCCTGATATCAGAAAAGCTGCTGCGTAA
- a CDS encoding Rpn family recombination-promoting nuclease/putative transposase: MTKILSPKNDYVFKKLFTQDHEILADLINSVLELPENEKICSVTVRNPVILAEDISKKFIILDIHAADESGREYDIEMQVRKFETYPERALYYLCRIYAAQLKSGKDYSGLNPVIGIHFLDYELFPDNDDFYFNFMLRDIRYPDLKLTDDFNLHIFELPGVEAALKKKTHPGLEWLYFFNHVHEEEEDVMQKQYNNPMITKAYDILKTLSTDEEIRHRAKVREESMINEAIFMAGERKKGKEEGIKVGRKKGRKEQAENTARKMLARNMNIEDIAEFTGLDVKDIQKLNQDIEGKT, from the coding sequence ATGACAAAAATCCTGAGCCCGAAAAATGATTATGTTTTTAAAAAACTATTTACCCAGGATCATGAAATCCTGGCGGATCTGATAAACAGCGTTCTTGAATTACCGGAAAATGAAAAAATCTGTTCGGTAACTGTTCGAAACCCTGTGATCCTGGCTGAAGATATCAGCAAAAAGTTTATCATCCTTGACATCCACGCTGCTGATGAATCAGGACGAGAATATGATATTGAAATGCAGGTCAGAAAATTTGAAACATATCCTGAACGCGCCCTGTATTACCTGTGCAGGATATATGCTGCACAGCTAAAATCAGGAAAGGATTACAGCGGGCTGAACCCGGTCATCGGTATTCATTTCCTGGATTATGAACTATTCCCTGATAATGACGATTTTTATTTCAATTTCATGCTCAGAGATATCCGCTATCCTGACCTGAAACTGACTGATGATTTTAATCTCCATATTTTTGAACTTCCGGGTGTGGAAGCAGCTTTGAAAAAAAAGACCCATCCTGGTCTTGAATGGCTTTATTTTTTCAACCATGTCCATGAAGAGGAGGAAGATGTTATGCAGAAACAATATAATAACCCTATGATTACAAAGGCATATGATATATTGAAAACCTTGAGTACTGATGAGGAAATACGGCACAGGGCTAAAGTCAGGGAAGAATCAATGATAAATGAAGCTATCTTTATGGCTGGGGAGAGAAAGAAAGGAAAGGAAGAGGGAATAAAGGTAGGAAGAAAGAAAGGCAGAAAGGAACAGGCAGAGAATACAGCCCGCAAAATGCTGGCCAGAAATATGAATATAGAGGACATTGCTGAATTTACCGGACTTGATGTTAAAGATATTCAAAAATTAAATCAGGATATTGAGGGCAAAACTTAA
- the rsxA gene encoding electron transport complex subunit RsxA → MGDYIVLAISCILVNNILLAQYLGQCPFMGTSKKMETAVGMGMAVIFVLVMAGMITWVTNTFVLVKFGLEYLRTIAFILVIASLVQFVEMFLKKSIPALYAGLGIFLPLITTNCAVMGVCLINVNEEYSFMQALVASFSYACGFALALILFAGLRERILLGRVPRPLQDTSIALITAGMISLTFFAFKGMV, encoded by the coding sequence ATGGGCGATTATATAGTCCTTGCCATAAGCTGCATACTTGTTAACAATATCCTGCTTGCCCAATACCTGGGTCAGTGTCCTTTTATGGGAACATCCAAAAAAATGGAGACTGCAGTTGGTATGGGTATGGCAGTTATCTTTGTCCTGGTAATGGCCGGAATGATAACATGGGTTACCAATACCTTTGTCCTGGTTAAATTCGGGCTTGAATATCTCAGAACCATAGCTTTTATCCTGGTTATTGCTTCCCTTGTGCAGTTTGTTGAAATGTTTTTGAAAAAAAGTATTCCTGCCCTGTATGCAGGACTGGGTATTTTTCTGCCCCTGATTACAACGAACTGTGCTGTTATGGGTGTATGTCTTATTAATGTAAATGAAGAATACAGTTTTATGCAGGCCCTGGTAGCATCTTTCAGCTATGCCTGCGGTTTTGCACTGGCTTTGATACTTTTTGCAGGTCTGCGCGAACGTATTCTTCTTGGCAGAGTACCCAGACCACTTCAGGATACTTCCATTGCACTGATAACAGCCGGAATGATTTCTCTGACCTTCTTTGCTTTCAAGGGAATGGTTTAA
- a CDS encoding Rpn family recombination-promoting nuclease/putative transposase: protein MTKILSPKNDYVFKKLFTQDHEILADLINSVLELPENEKICSVTVRNPVILAEDISKKFIILDIHAADESGREYDIEMQVRKFETYPERALYYLCRIYAAQLKSGKDYSGLNPVIGIHFLDYELFPDNDDFYFNFMLRDIRYPDLKLTDDFNLHIFELPGVEAALKKKTHPGLEWLYFFNHVHEEEEDVMQKQYNNPMITKAYDILKTLSTDEEIRHRAKVREESMINEAIFMAGERKKGKEEGIKVGRKEQAENTARKMLARNMNIEDIAEFTGLDIEKIQKLNQDYGGKA from the coding sequence ATGACAAAAATCCTGAGCCCGAAAAATGATTATGTTTTTAAAAAACTATTTACCCAGGATCATGAAATCCTGGCGGATTTGATAAACAGTGTTCTTGAATTACCGGAAAATGAAAAAATCTGTTCGGTAACTGTTCGAAACCCTGTGATCCTGGCTGAAGATATCAGCAAAAAGTTTATCATCCTTGACATCCACGCTGCTGATGAATCAGGACGAGAATATGATATTGAAATGCAGGTCAGAAAATTTGAAACATATCCTGAACGCGCCCTGTATTACCTGTGCAGGATATATGCTGCACAGCTAAAATCAGGAAAGGATTACAGCGGCCTGAACCCGGTCATCGGTATTCATTTTCTGGATTATGAACTATTCCCTGATAATGACGATTTTTATTTCAATTTCATGCTCAGAGATATCCGCTATCCTGACCTGAAACTGACTGATGATTTTAATCTCCATATTTTTGAACTTCCGGGTGTGGAAGCAGCTTTGAAAAAAAAGACCCATCCTGGTCTTGAATGGCTTTATTTTTTCAACCATGTCCATGAAGAGGAGGAAGATGTTATGCAGAAACAATATAATAACCCTATGATTACAAAGGCATATGATATATTGAAAACCTTGAGTACTGATGAGGAAATACGGCACAGGGCTAAAGTCAGGGAAGAATCAATGATAAATGAAGCTATCTTTATGGCTGGGGAGAGAAAGAAAGGAAAGGAAGAGGGAATAAAGGTGGGAAGGAAGGAACAGGCAGAAAATACAGCCCGCAAAATGCTGGCCAGAAATATGAATATAGAGGACATTGCCGAATTTACCGGACTTGATATTGAAAAAATTCAAAAACTGAATCAGGATTATGGTGGCAAAGCTTGA